The following DNA comes from Methanobrevibacter oralis.
CTACTTTAGGAAGTATGATTAAGTATTCTTTTCTATGATTGTGGTTGAACAACTGTTGTAGAGGCTATAAATTTTTATTAGAAGTGATAAGAAGGATAAAAATATGACTTTAACTAAATCCGATATTTCTCAAAGAAGAAAATTGCTTAATCATATTTGCTGTGTTAGACATGAATGAAGACTTTATTGATGGAATTTACAATGATCCAGATAGACCTGGTCTTTATAAAAGATATTCAATGCTGGCAGGTGATACTAGCATCTGTGATGCACCATAATAATTGGATACAGTGAAAAACAACTAAAAGAATTAAATAATCCTCACCTCAATAGATTAAAAAAGGAATTAATCAGATTTATCATGTATAGCAGATACACAAACAGATTTTATATTAACATCCACAATAAACAATAGCAGGATGGGACATGAACTTTTTTAATTTTTCATAGAATTTTTTATTTTAAAAATTTTTTGCAATAATTTTATTTTTCAGTTGTTTTCTATTGTTTATTTTGTTGTATATTCTCTTTTTAAGTTGTGTCCTATTGTGTATAGTTTAAACTCTGTATTTACTTTTTTTAAGCCTGTTGTTGTGAATTCTGTTAGGTGCATGTTTTGTTTCATGTTTGCAAATGGTAGTTTCTGCTGTTTTTTTGAGCGTATTTTTGTAGATTTTTTTTGGGCTTCTGTGGTTTTCTATTTTTCTTTGCATTTTTA
Coding sequences within:
- a CDS encoding transposase, translating into MKQNMHLTEFTTTGLKKVNTEFKLYTIGHNLKREYTTK